The genome window CGCCGGCTGCGAGCTGCTCGGGTATGAAGGCGAGATAGCGCTCGTCATCGGCGCTCCCGCCCGGCGTGTAAGTCTCCAGGAAGCCTGGAACCACGTTGAATGGGTGACAGCCGGCAACGACCTCGGCGTCTATGATCTGCGGCATGCCGACAAGGGCTCAAACCTCCGCTCAAAGGGTGGCGACGGTTTCACCCCTGTCGGGCCTTCGCTCATTCCCGCTGCCGACGTCGGCCCCTCGGCCATCCGCATCCGCACCTGGCACAACGGCGAACTCACGCAGGATGACACAACCGAGGACCTCCTCTTCCCCTTCGCGCAACTGGTCGCCGACCTGTCACAACTTCTCACGCTGGAGACCGGCGACATCATCCTGACCGGCACCCCGGCCGGTGCGTCCGTGGCGCAGCCGGGCGACGTCATCGAAATCGAAGTCACCGCCGGCAGCTACAGCAGCGGCAGGCTGACCACTCGGGTGATGGAAGGAACGACGCCGTTCGCCGCCTTCGGTGCCACGCCCAGGACCGATGACACGCAGCGGGAGGAAGCCTACGGCTCCCGGCAGGCGGCCGGACTGCCCCCTCGCCAACCGGCCCTGGCGCCGGAGCTCAGGAAGAGACTGGGAAGTGTCGCTACCGCCACCCTGTCCTCGCAACTGCGCAAGCGCGGGCTGAACAACGTAACCATCGACGGCCTGCAGGCCACCCGATCCGACCGTCGGGTGGTCGGCACGGCGCGCACCCTGCGCTTCGTCCCAAACCGCGAAGACCTTTTCGACTCCCACGGCGGGGGCTTCAACGCGCAGAAGCGTGCCATAGATTCCGTGAACGACGGCGAGATCCTCGTTCTCGAGGCCCGCGGAGAGAAGGGCGCGGGAACTGTGGGCGACGTCCTCGCACTGCGCGCACATGTTCGCGGAGCGGCGGCCATAATCACGGACGGCGGCGTCCGGGACCTTTCAGCTGTCGCCGACCTTGATATGCCCGTCTACTTCGCGAATCCGCACCCGGCTGTGCTCGGTCGCCGGCACATCCCCTGGGAAACCGACGGAACTATCGCCTGCGGGGGCACCACCGTCCAGCCCGGCGACATCATCGTTGCCGACGCCGATGGCATCGTCGTGATCCCGCCGGCACTCGCGGAAGAGGTAGCAGACGCCGGCATCGAGCAGGAAAAGGAGGAGGAGTTCATCTACGAGATGGTCCGGCAGGGCAAAAGCGTGGACGGTCTCTTCCCGATGAACGCCGAATGGCGCGCGAAGTACCGGGAGTGGGCGGCAGCTCGAAATTCGGAAGGACCGGCAGGTGGCTGACATCGCCGTGGCGGGCTCCGCCATCGTACGGGAAGCGAATGACGCAAAGGCTGCGAGTAAGTCCGAGCAGGCCTACACCTCAATCAAGGCGAGGATCCTGGAAGGCACCTTCTCACCGGGATACCGCCTGGTGCTCGCGAAAATCGCCGTAGACCTTGGCTGCAGCGTGGTACCCGTGCGGGAGGCGATCCGGCGGCTGGAGGCCGAAGGGCTCGTGACGTTCGAGCGGAATATCGGCGCCACCGTATCCGGCATCGATCCCACCGAGTACCTGCACACCATGCAGACCCTCAGCATCGTGGAGGGAGCGGCAACCGCCCTGGCGGCACCTCATCTGGATGCGGCGGCCATCGACCGGGCGCGTGAGCTGAACGGAAAGATGCGCGAATGCCTTGAGCATTTCGATCCGGTGCGCTTCACCGTGCTCAACCAGGACTTCCATAGTGTCCTCTTCGAGCACTGCCCGAATCCACACATCCTGGACCTCGTGCACCGCGGCTGGAACCGGCTGGCCACGCTGCGGTCGTCGACCTTCCGCTTCGTGCCCGGGCGGGCGCGCGAATCGGTTCGCGAACACGACGAACTGCTGCAGTTGATCGAAACTCATGCCGAAGCGGACATCATTGAACGCGCCGCCCGGAGACACCGCGCCGCCACCCTTGACGCCTACCTGACGCAGGCGGCTTCGACTGCCCGCCAGGACATTCCGCACGAGAGCCAGGAGGAGAACGATGACGTCCCCAGCACCTGAGAGCACCCGCTTCCTGCCGCATAGCCTGCCCACCCACCTTCAGCACTACATCAACGGCCAGCTTGTCGACTCCATCAGCGGAGCGACCTTTGACGTGCTGGATCCCGTTTCGAACACCAGTTACGCCACTGCGGCGGCGGCCCGGAAGGAAGACATCGACGCCGCCGTCGCAGCCGCGCGCCAGGCATTCCTCCACGGCCCCTGGCCGAGGCTGAAGCCGCGTGAACGCTCGCGGATACTGAACCGGATCGCCGACGCTGTCGAGGCGCAGGAGGCCCGGCTCGCCGAACTCGAAACCTTCGACACCGGACTGCCGATCACGCAGGCCCGCGGCCAAGCTCTGCGCGCGGCCGAGAACTTCCGTTTCTTCGCCGACCTGATCGTCGCCCAGTTCGACGACGCCATGAAGGTTCCGGGCTCTCAGATCAACTACGTCAACCGGAAGCCGATCGGGGTGGCCGGACTCATCACTCCGTGGAACACGCCGTTCATGCTGGAGTCCTGGAAGCTTGCGCCCGCCCTGGCAACCGGTAACACCGTTGTCCTGAAGCCGGCCGAGTTCACGCCGCTGTCCGCCACCCTCTGGGCCTCGATCTTCGAGGACGCCGGTGTGCCGAAGGGCGTCTTCAACCTCGTGAACGGCCTCGGGGAGGAAGCCGGCGATGCGCTGGTCCGGCATCCCGACGTCCCATTGATCTCCTTCACCGGCGAAACCACCACCGGACAGACGATCTTCCGGAACGCTGCGGCGAACCTGAAGGGTCTGTCGATGGAGCTCGGCGGGAAGTCCCCCTGCGTGGTCTTCGCCGACGCCGACCTGGACGCCGCGATCGACTCCGCACTCTTCGGTGTCTTCTCCCTGAACGGCGAGCGCTGCACGGCGGGTTCACGGATCCTGGTGGAGCGTCCCATCTACGACGAGTTCTGCGAGAAGTACGCAGCGCGCGCGAAGAACATTGTGGTCGGTGACCCGCAGGATCCGAAGACGGAGGTCGGCGCGCTGGTCCACCCCGAGCACTACGAGAAGGTTGCCTCCTACGTGGAGCTCGGGAAGTCCGAGGGCCGGCTACTGGCCGGCGGCGGGCGCCCGGACAACCTGCCCCTTGGGCTGACCAACAGCAACTTCATTGCGCCGACAGTGTTCGCCGACGTGAACCCCGGGGCGCGCATCTTCCAGGAGGAAATTTTCGGTCCAGTCGTGACCATCACTCCCTTTGAGAACGACGACGAGGCGCTGGCTCTGGCGAACAACACCCGCTACGGACTCGCCGCCTACATCTGGACCTCCGACCTCACCCGGGCACACAACTTCTCCCAGAGCGTTGAGGCCGGGATGGTATGGCTCAACAGCCACAACGTGCGCGACCTGCGCACCCCGTTCGGCGGGGTGAAGGCCTCCGGCCTCGGCCACGAGGGAGGTTACCGTTCAATCGACTTCTACACGGACCAGCAGGCAGTCCACGTCACGCTTGGGTCCGTCCACACCCCACGGTTCGGCCGGATCGATGACGCCGCCGGCAACGAAGGCTAGGAGAGAGGCGCCATGACGGAATATGTACCCACCCCCAACCTTCCGGCTCCTGACATCGTCCGATGTGCATACATGGAGCTGGTGGTCACGGACCTGGCCCGCTCCCGGGAGTTCTACGTCGATGTCCTCGGCCTCCACGTGACTGAGGAAGACGACGAGGCGATCTACCTGCGGTCGCTGGAGGAGTTCATCCACCACAATCTGGTGCTTCGCAAGGGACCGATCGCCGCCGTCGCCGCTCTGGCCTACCGGGTGAGGTCCCCGGAGGGGGTGGACGCCGCCGAGGCCTACTACCGCGAGCTGGGCTGCCGTGTTGAACGCC of Arthrobacter sp. JZ12 contains these proteins:
- a CDS encoding fumarylacetoacetate hydrolase family protein: MTAMGSAPPVSAELLARTRKVIAVHVNYPSRAAQRGRTPDQPSYFLKPPSSLALGSPDAPGTVERPAGCELLGYEGEIALVIGAPARRVSLQEAWNHVEWVTAGNDLGVYDLRHADKGSNLRSKGGDGFTPVGPSLIPAADVGPSAIRIRTWHNGELTQDDTTEDLLFPFAQLVADLSQLLTLETGDIILTGTPAGASVAQPGDVIEIEVTAGSYSSGRLTTRVMEGTTPFAAFGATPRTDDTQREEAYGSRQAAGLPPRQPALAPELRKRLGSVATATLSSQLRKRGLNNVTIDGLQATRSDRRVVGTARTLRFVPNREDLFDSHGGGFNAQKRAIDSVNDGEILVLEARGEKGAGTVGDVLALRAHVRGAAAIITDGGVRDLSAVADLDMPVYFANPHPAVLGRRHIPWETDGTIACGGTTVQPGDIIVADADGIVVIPPALAEEVADAGIEQEKEEEFIYEMVRQGKSVDGLFPMNAEWRAKYREWAAARNSEGPAGG
- a CDS encoding GntR family transcriptional regulator gives rise to the protein MADIAVAGSAIVREANDAKAASKSEQAYTSIKARILEGTFSPGYRLVLAKIAVDLGCSVVPVREAIRRLEAEGLVTFERNIGATVSGIDPTEYLHTMQTLSIVEGAATALAAPHLDAAAIDRARELNGKMRECLEHFDPVRFTVLNQDFHSVLFEHCPNPHILDLVHRGWNRLATLRSSTFRFVPGRARESVREHDELLQLIETHAEADIIERAARRHRAATLDAYLTQAASTARQDIPHESQEENDDVPST
- the hpaE gene encoding 5-carboxymethyl-2-hydroxymuconate semialdehyde dehydrogenase, whose amino-acid sequence is MTSPAPESTRFLPHSLPTHLQHYINGQLVDSISGATFDVLDPVSNTSYATAAAARKEDIDAAVAAARQAFLHGPWPRLKPRERSRILNRIADAVEAQEARLAELETFDTGLPITQARGQALRAAENFRFFADLIVAQFDDAMKVPGSQINYVNRKPIGVAGLITPWNTPFMLESWKLAPALATGNTVVLKPAEFTPLSATLWASIFEDAGVPKGVFNLVNGLGEEAGDALVRHPDVPLISFTGETTTGQTIFRNAAANLKGLSMELGGKSPCVVFADADLDAAIDSALFGVFSLNGERCTAGSRILVERPIYDEFCEKYAARAKNIVVGDPQDPKTEVGALVHPEHYEKVASYVELGKSEGRLLAGGGRPDNLPLGLTNSNFIAPTVFADVNPGARIFQEEIFGPVVTITPFENDDEALALANNTRYGLAAYIWTSDLTRAHNFSQSVEAGMVWLNSHNVRDLRTPFGGVKASGLGHEGGYRSIDFYTDQQAVHVTLGSVHTPRFGRIDDAAGNEG